The Changchengzhania lutea genomic sequence GTACTCGCAGCACCTTTAATAACCTCAATAGATTCAACGGTATTTAGATCTAACAAACGTAAATCAAAATCATTGGCAACACCTGATGGATCATTGACTTGAACACCATCAATAAGTACTAATACTTGCCTGTTGTTACCACCTCTAACAAAATAGCCTAAATTTTGACCTTCGACACTTCTACTGCCGTTAATTTCAATACCACTTTTAGTATTGATTAATTCTGAAACCGTTCGTCCTTGGTTATTCTCGATGTCCTTTTTGGAAATTTTAATAACCGTTTTTCCAGAATTTTCGCGTTTTAATTTAAAACGTGAATCAGTAACAACTACTTCTTCTAATTGTTGTACTTGCGTTGAATCGATTTGCTGTTGGGCAGCACCGATCATTGATATACCAAAACACAGTACACCAAAAATGTTTGTTTTTTTGTTCATTTAATGAATAATTACTCGAGAATCGTATAGATCTATACGCAAACTTTTATCCCGAAAGTTTAACTTATTTTGTTTTGAAAATGGCAGGTCTCCTGACTTGCGTCTTCATGCTGGTCTTCCCAAAGAATGTTCTTCAGTGACTTGAAGTTGAACATGAAGCTGAATAGCTTACAGTTGCGGGAACAGTTCTGGAATTAATAATTAATATTGCACCAGATTCCCTTTTAATTCCTTCAGTTAAAACTGAATAAAACCAAATTTCGTTGCAAAAATAAACATTCTGTTTAATCTTTCATTAAAAACATTAAATAATATTACTTTTGAAGCAATTAAAATAGCAACATTGAAAAACTCAATTCTCCTAATATTAATTTTCTTATTGGTTTCCTGTAAAAGCGAACCTAACAAGCAATTCATCGAATCAGATACAGTTCATTCATTAGCCTTAAAATATGCGAAGGGCTTTTCAGTTGTAGATTATAAAACCTTCAAGGTCTTAGAAATTAAAAATCCTTGGCCACAGGCTAAAAAAAGCTATCGCTACGTTTTGATAAGTCATGAAAATGCGGCCAAAACAAGTTTTATGAAAGATGAATACGATGCCATCATTCTTACCCCCATTGAAAAAATAGTGGTGACTTCAACGACACATCTTCCTGCTTTAGAATTATTACATGTAGAACAGACCCTAGTTGGATTTCCTGGAACAGATTTTATTTCATCTGAAAACATAAGACTTCGGGTTGAAAATAAACGGATTAGGGAACTCGGTAAAAATGAAAGCTTAAACACCGAAATTTTATTGGAATTGAACCCAAATGTCGTGATTGGTTTTGGCATTGATGGCAATAACCGCTCCTTAGAGACCATAAAAAAATCGGGGATTCCTGTTATTTTTAATGGCGATTGGGTCGAACATTCGCCACTGGCCAAAGCAGAATGGATTAAGTTTTTTGGTGCTTTATATAACAAGCAAAAAGTAGCCGATTCCATTTTTAACAGCATCGAAAAAGAATATTTAAAAGCAAAAGATATCGCTAAAAATGCAAAAATAAAACCCACTGTTTTAAGTGGTGCCATGCATAATGATATTTGGTATTTACCAAATGGGACCAGTACCGAAGCACAACTTTTAGAAGACGCGTATGTAAATTATTTATGGAATGATACAGAGGGCTCCGGGAGTTTACAACTTAACTTTGAATCGGTCTATGTAAAAGCCAAAGATGCCGATATCTGGTTAAGTCCGTCAAACTATTCCAGTATGGAAAACCTAAAAAACGCCAATGAGCATCACGCGATGTTTAAAGCTTTTCAAAATAAAAATGTCTATTCATTTACAAACACCACAGGGAATTCTGGTGGGGTTTTGTATTACGAATTAGGCATGACTAGACCCGATATGGTGCTTAAAGATCTTATAAAGATCTGCCATCCAGAATTGTTAGAACATTATGAACCCATTTTCTTTAAACGTTTAGAATAATTGTCAGATAGAAACACATATCAAGTTCCGTTTATAGTGTCCATAGCTATTTTAATTGCATGCTTCTTTGTAAACATCAGTTTAGGATCGGTCTCCATTCCCTTAGAAGACGTTTTTAATAGCCTTATTGGAAGTTCGACCCAACAAGATACGTGGCAACATATCATTATAAATTACAGATTACCAAAAGCACTAACCGCTATAATTGTGGGTTCTGGCTTAGGTATTTCAGGACTATTGATGCAAACGTTATTTAGAAACCCATTAGCTGGTCCGTTTGTGCTGGGTATTAGTTCTGGCGCCAGTTTGGGCGTGGCATTGGTTATTTTGGGCTCTGGGTTATTTGGTGGTGTTTTTGCAACATTGTTTGTATCAAAATGGGGTCTTGTTATTGCCGCCAGTTCAGGTAGTTTTTTGGTTTTATTGGCGGTATTAATGGTTTCTATAAAAATTCGGGATACCATGGCCATTCTCATTATTGGACTTATGTTTGCCAGTATCACGGCAGCTATAGTAAGTGTGCTCTCCTATTTTGGTTCCGCCGAAGAACTACAACAATATATATTTTGGGGTTTTGGCAGTCTCGGAAATTTATCATGGGAAGACCTTTTTATTCTATTTGTTATTTATAGTTTAGGTATCTTCATGAGCATCGTATCCATCAAGCCCTTAAACACCTTACTTTTAGGTGAAAATTATGCCAAAAGTTTGGGCTTGGATATTAAAACGAGTCGTTTGATCATCATTATTGCAACCAGTTTATTAGCGGGAACCATTACGGCTTTTGCAGGTCCCATAGCCTTTATAGGGTTAGCAATACCACACATCACCAGACAAGTGTTTAACACCTCTAACCATAAGGTATTATTGCCTGCTGTATTTATTTTTGGAGCTATGGTGATGCTGGTTTGTGATACCATTGCGCAATTGCCTAATAGTGATTTTACATTGCCCATTAATGCCATAACATCCTTGGTTGGTGCACCCGTTGTGATTTGGTTGTTAGTTAGAAAACGGAAAATGGTGTTTTGAAATAGAGAATAGAGAATAGAGAATAGAGAATAGAGAATAGAGAATAGAGAATAGAGAATAGAGAATAGAGAAAATTTATAAATTAGTGGCAGACAAAACACAACATATCATCTTAAAAACTGAAGATTTATCGATCGGCTATGCTTCTAAAAAAGCAAATACCATGGTTGCTTCCCATATAAATATTGAACTACAGAGAGGCGAATTAGTGGGTCTCATTGGGGCCAATGGCATTGGTAAATCGACGTTATTAAGAACCTTGACCCATGTTCAAAATCCATTGGGCGGTTCCATTAAACTCAATGATAAAGATATTTCAACATATGACGCTTTAGATCTGGCAAAAGTGATGAGTTTGGTTTTAACCGAACCCATTGCCTCTAAAAATCTGTCAGTTTTCGAGTTGGTCGCATTAGGCAGGCAGCCTTATACCAATTGGGTGGGGAATTTATCTTCTAAGGACATGGCTGTAATCACGCAAGCCCTTGAACAAACAAATATCGAGGCTTTAAAAAACAAAAAATGTTTTGAACTAAGCGACGGCCAATTGCAAAAAGTCATGATTGCAAGAGCATTAGCCCAAGACACCGATTTGATTATATTGGATGAACCGACGACGCATCTGGATATGTACCATAAGGCTTATATTTTAAAATTGCTTCAAAAATTGGCCAGAGAAACCAATAAGACCATTTTATTCTCATCACATGAAATAGACCTAGCCATCCAGTTATGTGACACGTTGATCGTGATGACTGACGATCGGGTATTTTCAGACGCACCCTGCAAGCTTATAGAGCAAGGTGTTTTTGAAACCTTATTTCCAAAGGATTTAATTGCTTTTGATGAAAAAACGGGGAGTTTTCGGGTGAAAAAGTAAAACATAGCGAGTTGTAGAGAACCGTCCAAAACTTAGTCTTCTTCTTTTTTACTTCCAACTTAAAAAATTATCTTTGATTTTATTTCTTTGATAAATGAACGACAACCTTATTCTTATTCTTGCCATACTTGTATCTGCTGGCATTGGCGCCTATTTAGGTATGCTATTCACAAAACTTAAAAGTAAGGGTGAAAAAAGTACGCTCGAAGAACGCCAAAACCAAATGCGTTTGACTATTGAGGGTTTAAAGGAAAACCTGGCTAAGGTTGAAAGTGAACGGGACGCTATGCGTGATGAAAGAGATGTGTTAAATACCGAATTAACAAGAAAAGATACAGAATACATAAACCTACAACAACAAAGCTTAAAACGCGATGCTGAAATTGAAGAGCGCCAAGAGCAACTTAGAAAGGACTTTGAGCTTTTAGCGACGAGAATTCTTGATGAAAAATCCGAAAAATTTACCCTTCAGAATAAAGAAAACATCAAAAACATTCTAAATCCGCTTCAAGAGAAAATTAAAGTTTTTGAAGAAAAAGTAGACTTAACCCAAAAAGAAAGCATCAGTATGCATTCCGCTCTAAAGGAACAGTTGTTGGGCTTAAAAGACTTAAATCAGCAAATGACCAAGGAAGCCACCAACCTAACCCGAGCTTTAAAAGGGGATAGTAAGATGCAAGGAAACTGGGGCGAATTGGTTTTAGAACGTGTCCTTGAAAAGTCTGGTCTAGAAAAAAATCGCGAGTATTTTGTACAACAAAGTTTTACCCTCGAAGATGGATCTCGCGTACTTCCCGATGTCGTGTTACATCTTCCTGATGGTAAAAAAATGGTGATTGATTCTAAGGTCTCTTTAACAGATTATGAGCGTTTGGTCAATGCAGAAGATGATGACAAGCCTTTGTTTCTAAAAGCCCACGTCAATTCTATTAAAAAACATGTCGATCAACTTTCAGAAAAAAATTATCAGGATTTGTATGATATAGAATCGCCAGATTTTGTGCTCATGTTTATACCTATTGAACCTGCTTTTGCCATTGTAGTTCATGAGGATAATGCTATATATAACAAAGCTTTTGAGAAGAATATTGTAATCGTGACACCTTCTACCCTTTTGGCTACCCTACGTACCATTGATAGTATGTGGAACAACGAGAAACAGCAGCAGAATGCCATAGAGATTGCAAGGCAGGCTGGTGCGCTGTATGATAAATTTGAAGGGCTGGTGAAGGATTTAACAGGTATTGGAAAAAAAATTGATTCGGCCAAAGTAGATTATTCTGCCGCCATGAATAAACTAGTTGAAGGTAAGGGCAACCTGATAACCAGTGTTGAAAAACTTAAAAAGATGGGAGCAAAAGCAAAAAAAGCACTTCCTGAAGCCATACTCAAACGTGCCAACGATAACGAATAATAAAAAAGCGAACCATGAAAACCCTAATTAAAATCAGTATTGCCATAGTATTTATTCTCATCGGATTTTTCAGTTTTGTCTACTTTGTGTATTACAGCGAAGGGGTTAGAGCTGGAAAGTTGGTCAAGTTCAGTAAAAAAGGCGTCCTTTTTAAAACCTGGGAAGGCGAAATTAGTCAAGGGGTTTCAGACTCTCAAATTTTTATTTTTTCTGTAGAAGAAGATGAGTCCCAGGTTATAGAAGACCTAAACGAATTTCAAGGTGACTATGTAAAACTGTATTATTTTGAGCGCTATAAAAAACTGTTTTGGTTGGGAGACACCAAATATTTTATAACCAAAGTGGAAGAAGAAAAAGACTAAATAACATGTTCAAGCACATAAAAGAATCGCAAATTACCATTTCGGAACTCATGTTGCCCTCACACTCTAATTTTAGTGGTAAAATACATGGCGGCTATATTTTAAATTTGATGGATCAAATTGCGTTCGCTTGTGCCTCCAAACACTCCAGACATTATTGCGTCACAGCGTCTGTTAATAAAGTAGACTTTTTAAACTCTATTGATGTTGGCGAATTGGTCACGCTCAAGGCCTCTATTAATTATACGGGAAGAACTTCGATGGTGGTTGGCGTGCGAGTGGAATCTGAAAACATAAGAACTGGAGAAAAGAAACATTGTAATTCGTCATACTTTACCATGGTAGCTAAAGATGAAGATGGTAAAAACGTGCCTGTTCCTGGTTTAATTTTAAATTCCGAAGAATCGGTAAGGCGTTTTTCCAGAAGCATAAAAAGACAAGAACAAATGAAAAACAGATCGAATAATTTTAAGGCTTCTGAATTTAAAATGAATGAGCATTTAAAATTACTTACAACTCAAAATGTAAACGTTGAACTTTAGGCTAAAACTTAAAAATATACCCTAAAAACAGCATTGGGTGTTATTCCTAAAGAATTTTGAACGGTCTCAACAACTTCGTCGTTATTAACACGATAAAAATTATTAATCTGGTTTTCCTTGTCTAAAACGTTCCAGATTGAAACACCTAAATTGGCCTTAGCATTACTTCCTAACTTAAAATTATAAATTGCCGAAACATCTAAACGCACATAATCCTCTAAATTTGAAGCATTTGTTGCTCCAAAATTTACCTCATTATTTATAATGTCATTACCCAAAACTGGTCGCGTTGTTGGCTTACCAGAATGCCAATTTAAGCCTGCCGAAAATTTTAAATTATTAAGCTTATAGGCTGTACCTAGTGTAAATGTTTGGGTTATATCATAATTACTTGGAAAATAATTGGCTTCTAAATCGTTAAAATAGTAACGGTTATACATATAAGAATAGCTTAGCCACGTATTAAACGTATTAAGTTGTTTTCTTAATAAAAAATCTACGCCTTTAACATCATACTTGCCTTTACTTTTAACAAATTCATATTGATTTTGAAACCCTTGACTTTGGGTGGTAATACCATTTACAACTTTATAAAAACCATCAATATCAATCAACCAGCCCTTATTGCTATAGTTTATTCCTGTAGAAATTTGTTTACTTGTAATAACAGGGATATCTTGATTATTTGATAATTGCCATCTGCGCTTTTCTATTCCTAAAAAATCATTCTGAAAATTTATGACTTGCGATGTATTTTGATGCTTATATTCACCTAAAACCTCTAGTGAAAAATACTTGAGAAATTGATGGCTGAAATTGAGTCTTGGCTCCCAAATTGATTGTTTAAATTTGCCAATATAATTATACCTAAGCCCTAGATTTAAATTGGTTTTTTTGTTAAACGATTTATAATCAAATTGATAAAATACGCCATGGGTTCTAAGAACTTCAGAAACCAAATTTCTGAATCGGGGTACATCAACATCATCTAAATTGGTTATCTCTGTCTCTACAAAATGATAACCACCTAAAAACTTGAAGTAATCATTTAATTTATAATTTGTTTTAAGTTTTATGCTCGTTTCAGACACTATATTTTCTTGTAAGAAACGTTGCGAATCCAATACGTTAACATTTACCGCTTTTAATTTATAATCGGTTTCATAAACTTCAAGCTCTGTTTTAAATTTACTGCTCCATGTCCTAATATAATGCAAGGCTCCCGCGATACTTTTTTGTATTAATTGGCTTTCACGAGACTCTAGCTCATCGTTTATTGTGGCGTTTTCATTAAACTGAAGTTGGTTATGCACGTTAATAAAATTAAGTCGAACTTCATCAGCATCACTAATCTTATAAACCCATCTCAAGGAGGTGTCATAAAAATCGAAAGTTTCATCGGTATTTGTTATGGTTGTGGCGTTGGTAGTTACTTCAGTATTTTGTGAAATTCTATCAAAAAACGCAGTATATGTTGGTGTTTCAACAAAATCGCTAATAGATTTTCTTGCGGCAATCTGTATGGATGAAGCATCATTAATTGGAATATCTACAAACCCACTAAGGTTGGTTAAATTAACTTCTGCAACGCCTTCAAATTCATTATTTATATATCTCTCGGTTTGCATAGCAATAGTTCCTGAAACACCATCGGTATAACTCACATCACTTCCGTTTTTTCTTAAAAAAACAGTTTGGGTTATATGTGGATTATACATGGAAATAAGGCCGAAAAAATGACCAGATTGATACATTTTTATGCCATCCCAAAGAATCAGATTTTGGTCATGTGTCCCTCCGCGAATATTAATATTGGAAACCGTTTCATTTATACTTTGTATGCCCGGAAAAGCCTGAACAGACTGTAAAACATCTTCATCTATTAATCCCGGGAGGATATCAAAATCAGAAAAGTTTATTTCATAGGATCCGTCACTTAACTTATCAATTCCGCTGGTGATATAATTTGAAATGATAACCTCTGATAAGGATTGAAAATTTGGTCTTAAAAAAATAGCTTCACAATCTAACCCTGTAAATTCATTTAATGTTATTGTTATGGTTTTATAACCCAAAAAACGAATGGTAATGGGCTGTGCCATATTTTCAATTTTAATTTGAAAAAAACCCTTTTCATCCGTTATGGTAGAATGGCTTAATGTTTGAATAGTTGCTGCAACAAGGGGCTGGAAGTTCGTTTTATCTTTAATATAGCCACAAAACACGAACACTTTTTTAGGTGTAACTAAAACGATGCTTTTGCTCATTATTGAAAATGATAAGCCTGTTTTTGTTTCTAGATAAGTTAGAGCTTCTGTAAAGGATATACGTTTGGAAGGTGGTATTAAAAAAATGTTTTCTATAGTATCTTCGGCATAATTAAATGGCATGTTATAGCGCTCTTGCAGTAAGTTTATAACATGTGCTAATGATTCTTGTTTATTAGTATTTTGCGCATAACTACTAAAAAAAACAAAAAGTAATAAACTAAAGAAAATTATTTTTTTTTTAATTCTACTCGCCATGAATAATTACCAGATTTGAAGTACTCATTACGTAAGTCATATTCATGGGTTGCGTAATCCCAATAAGGGCTTCTTCAAGATTATCATGAGGAAAACCTCCTGTGAACAATCTATTTACATCTATGTTTTTAAAAGTAACTTCAATGTTATATTGCCGTTCTAATTCAGATAAAACCTCTTTAATAGGAATAGCATTAAACTCGCTCATATTATTCGTCCATTTTGGTGAGGCGACCAAAGTTTTTCCGTTTGAAAACTTACCATCCAATATTAGATAGATATCACCAGCTAATAATTGTCTGACTATGGTATCTGAAACAACTTTTACTATGCCTTCAAAGCATTTCACTTCAAAATAATCCTTGCGCTGTTTTACATTAAATTGAGTCCCAACAACCGTTACAATGCCACTACTGGTCTTTACATCAAAAGTTTTTCCTTTCGCTACTTTAAAGTAGGCCTCTCCGTTTAATGTCAAAATCCTGTTTTTATCCCAGTTTCTAGTATTATATTCAATTGAAGATAGTACATTTAACTCAACTTCTGACCGGTCTGGAAGTTCCACACGCGTTTTTTGGCTAGCTAAAGTTTCCACAATTGTGGTGGTGTTGAAAAAAAAGGTAAAGTATACCCCCAATGCAACAACAATAATACTTGCTATCTTCAAAAAAGGGTTTATCCAATTTATTTTTTTCACTGCTTTTTCAGAAGACTTGTATTGCGCTTTTAATGTATTAAAATCATCCATTTTGTGAGCATGAGATGCTTTAAAATACTTTGCACTATCAATTATATATCGATTTAGAAAGGCGTCATCTAGCTTCTCGAATGCTTGTTTTTCAGCATCTGTAAGTGTTTCTTTCAGCCATTTTTTTATTAAGTACTCTTTATCCATCTATCCTTAACTTTAATATATAACAACTTCATCCTTGAATCTCCTGACTATTTTATTTTGAATCCTTGTAATTCTTTCTTTAGAATATTAAACGCACTATAAATTCTATATTCAACGACCTTTTGGGTAACTCCTAAAAGTTCTGCAATTTCACTGTGTTTTTTTCCTTCTACTTTATTTAATAAAAAGGCTACCCGTTGTTCCTCGCTTAAATTTCCTAAAATATTTTGATACTGTTGTAAAAATTGTTCTTTTTCTAAAATAAACTCTGGAGACTCGTTCGTATGATTTTTTGGCTTTTCCAAATGATATTTTAACACTACTTTTTGATGCTTAATATCGTTTAACATCATGTTATTGGCTACAGTATATAAAAACGATTTAGCTTTATTTAATGTGACCTTTTTACAATTATCCCACAGTTTTATAAAGGCATCTTGGGCTTTATCGGCAGGGTTATATTGTTCACCATATTTGTAATACAAGAAGTTTTGCAAGTCTTGTGCATAGGTATTGTAAATACGTTCGAAAACAGCGTCTTCGCAAATATTGTCGTTAAGTTCTTTTGGCAAGGTGTTTTTGGTTTTAAAATCTAAAGTTAGACAAAAAAATTATTAAAAAGTTTCAGGAGATTCAAGGATGAAGTTGTTTCATTACTAAAAGCCCTAAACAGAAAGCCTAACAATCATGAAAATACTGTTAAAAAGAATCTTGTTTTTTTATTTGGCAACATTGCTTGTATTTATTTCTTGCAGAACTGAAGAATCCGAAATTATAGAAACACCACCCGAGGATATTTTAACATCAAACGCTTTGGTAGCAAGTTTAATGCAAAAAACATCAATTAATGATGGATCAAATGATAACATTATTGATTATGCTAATTGTTTCAATGTTAAATTACCCATTACTGTAACAGTAAACGGAGAAGAAATTCCTATAAACTCTGAAGAAGACTTCAAAATAATAGAATACATTTTTGATGATTCTGATGATGATGTAGATGTTCTTACTATTACGTTCCCAATACAAATAATTCTTAACGATTTTAGTGAAGTCATTATAAATAACTATACCGAATTAGCTAGCTATTCCATTAACTGCAATGGCGAAAATGAAGCTGATGACGATATTGAATGTTTAAATTTCAAGTACCCCATAACTGCCTTTCTATATAACGCCAATGATGAAATTATTGACTCTATACAAATAAACTCTGATAGTAATCTATATAATTTTATTAAGGATTTGGATACGTTTGACCTGGTATCTATAAACT encodes the following:
- a CDS encoding ABC transporter substrate-binding protein, which translates into the protein MKNSILLILIFLLVSCKSEPNKQFIESDTVHSLALKYAKGFSVVDYKTFKVLEIKNPWPQAKKSYRYVLISHENAAKTSFMKDEYDAIILTPIEKIVVTSTTHLPALELLHVEQTLVGFPGTDFISSENIRLRVENKRIRELGKNESLNTEILLELNPNVVIGFGIDGNNRSLETIKKSGIPVIFNGDWVEHSPLAKAEWIKFFGALYNKQKVADSIFNSIEKEYLKAKDIAKNAKIKPTVLSGAMHNDIWYLPNGTSTEAQLLEDAYVNYLWNDTEGSGSLQLNFESVYVKAKDADIWLSPSNYSSMENLKNANEHHAMFKAFQNKNVYSFTNTTGNSGGVLYYELGMTRPDMVLKDLIKICHPELLEHYEPIFFKRLE
- a CDS encoding FecCD family ABC transporter permease; this translates as MSDRNTYQVPFIVSIAILIACFFVNISLGSVSIPLEDVFNSLIGSSTQQDTWQHIIINYRLPKALTAIIVGSGLGISGLLMQTLFRNPLAGPFVLGISSGASLGVALVILGSGLFGGVFATLFVSKWGLVIAASSGSFLVLLAVLMVSIKIRDTMAILIIGLMFASITAAIVSVLSYFGSAEELQQYIFWGFGSLGNLSWEDLFILFVIYSLGIFMSIVSIKPLNTLLLGENYAKSLGLDIKTSRLIIIIATSLLAGTITAFAGPIAFIGLAIPHITRQVFNTSNHKVLLPAVFIFGAMVMLVCDTIAQLPNSDFTLPINAITSLVGAPVVIWLLVRKRKMVF
- a CDS encoding ABC transporter ATP-binding protein — encoded protein: MADKTQHIILKTEDLSIGYASKKANTMVASHINIELQRGELVGLIGANGIGKSTLLRTLTHVQNPLGGSIKLNDKDISTYDALDLAKVMSLVLTEPIASKNLSVFELVALGRQPYTNWVGNLSSKDMAVITQALEQTNIEALKNKKCFELSDGQLQKVMIARALAQDTDLIILDEPTTHLDMYHKAYILKLLQKLARETNKTILFSSHEIDLAIQLCDTLIVMTDDRVFSDAPCKLIEQGVFETLFPKDLIAFDEKTGSFRVKK
- the rmuC gene encoding DNA recombination protein RmuC, which codes for MNDNLILILAILVSAGIGAYLGMLFTKLKSKGEKSTLEERQNQMRLTIEGLKENLAKVESERDAMRDERDVLNTELTRKDTEYINLQQQSLKRDAEIEERQEQLRKDFELLATRILDEKSEKFTLQNKENIKNILNPLQEKIKVFEEKVDLTQKESISMHSALKEQLLGLKDLNQQMTKEATNLTRALKGDSKMQGNWGELVLERVLEKSGLEKNREYFVQQSFTLEDGSRVLPDVVLHLPDGKKMVIDSKVSLTDYERLVNAEDDDKPLFLKAHVNSIKKHVDQLSEKNYQDLYDIESPDFVLMFIPIEPAFAIVVHEDNAIYNKAFEKNIVIVTPSTLLATLRTIDSMWNNEKQQQNAIEIARQAGALYDKFEGLVKDLTGIGKKIDSAKVDYSAAMNKLVEGKGNLITSVEKLKKMGAKAKKALPEAILKRANDNE
- a CDS encoding 6-phosphogluconate dehydrogenase, yielding MKTLIKISIAIVFILIGFFSFVYFVYYSEGVRAGKLVKFSKKGVLFKTWEGEISQGVSDSQIFIFSVEEDESQVIEDLNEFQGDYVKLYYFERYKKLFWLGDTKYFITKVEEEKD
- a CDS encoding acyl-CoA thioesterase, with product MFKHIKESQITISELMLPSHSNFSGKIHGGYILNLMDQIAFACASKHSRHYCVTASVNKVDFLNSIDVGELVTLKASINYTGRTSMVVGVRVESENIRTGEKKHCNSSYFTMVAKDEDGKNVPVPGLILNSEESVRRFSRSIKRQEQMKNRSNNFKASEFKMNEHLKLLTTQNVNVEL
- a CDS encoding TonB-dependent receptor, with translation MASRIKKKIIFFSLLLFVFFSSYAQNTNKQESLAHVINLLQERYNMPFNYAEDTIENIFLIPPSKRISFTEALTYLETKTGLSFSIMSKSIVLVTPKKVFVFCGYIKDKTNFQPLVAATIQTLSHSTITDEKGFFQIKIENMAQPITIRFLGYKTITITLNEFTGLDCEAIFLRPNFQSLSEVIISNYITSGIDKLSDGSYEINFSDFDILPGLIDEDVLQSVQAFPGIQSINETVSNINIRGGTHDQNLILWDGIKMYQSGHFFGLISMYNPHITQTVFLRKNGSDVSYTDGVSGTIAMQTERYINNEFEGVAEVNLTNLSGFVDIPINDASSIQIAARKSISDFVETPTYTAFFDRISQNTEVTTNATTITNTDETFDFYDTSLRWVYKISDADEVRLNFINVHNQLQFNENATINDELESRESQLIQKSIAGALHYIRTWSSKFKTELEVYETDYKLKAVNVNVLDSQRFLQENIVSETSIKLKTNYKLNDYFKFLGGYHFVETEITNLDDVDVPRFRNLVSEVLRTHGVFYQFDYKSFNKKTNLNLGLRYNYIGKFKQSIWEPRLNFSHQFLKYFSLEVLGEYKHQNTSQVINFQNDFLGIEKRRWQLSNNQDIPVITSKQISTGINYSNKGWLIDIDGFYKVVNGITTQSQGFQNQYEFVKSKGKYDVKGVDFLLRKQLNTFNTWLSYSYMYNRYYFNDLEANYFPSNYDITQTFTLGTAYKLNNLKFSAGLNWHSGKPTTRPVLGNDIINNEVNFGATNASNLEDYVRLDVSAIYNFKLGSNAKANLGVSIWNVLDKENQINNFYRVNNDEVVETVQNSLGITPNAVFRVYF
- a CDS encoding FecR family protein; this translates as MDKEYLIKKWLKETLTDAEKQAFEKLDDAFLNRYIIDSAKYFKASHAHKMDDFNTLKAQYKSSEKAVKKINWINPFLKIASIIVVALGVYFTFFFNTTTIVETLASQKTRVELPDRSEVELNVLSSIEYNTRNWDKNRILTLNGEAYFKVAKGKTFDVKTSSGIVTVVGTQFNVKQRKDYFEVKCFEGIVKVVSDTIVRQLLAGDIYLILDGKFSNGKTLVASPKWTNNMSEFNAIPIKEVLSELERQYNIEVTFKNIDVNRLFTGGFPHDNLEEALIGITQPMNMTYVMSTSNLVIIHGE
- a CDS encoding RNA polymerase sigma factor; this translates as MPKELNDNICEDAVFERIYNTYAQDLQNFLYYKYGEQYNPADKAQDAFIKLWDNCKKVTLNKAKSFLYTVANNMMLNDIKHQKVVLKYHLEKPKNHTNESPEFILEKEQFLQQYQNILGNLSEEQRVAFLLNKVEGKKHSEIAELLGVTQKVVEYRIYSAFNILKKELQGFKIK